A genomic region of candidate division TA06 bacterium contains the following coding sequences:
- the bshC gene encoding bacillithiol biosynthesis cysteine-adding enzyme BshC produces the protein MSETLNLRSIPSMPSIYINYILNFDRVRDLYRWDYRNVESVNKAALSCRSGFADKTEIGQILLKQNRRFGCDRSVEDNIEKLCEGGCAVVTGQQIGLFCGPLYTVYKAATAIRLAEELNRAGPDRHVPVFWMECEDHDILEAGHIHILGSNHRVLTLTAYEKPARRPTGSYRVDERVAELIRQLENNSPKSEYLDSVLKLLKNSYKPDLLLSEGFARFMQALFKGKGLVVIDPTDPEVKGMSSDFYLRAVQKWAQINDAIVEASSRLKKLGYELQIEIKKKKPPFFVIKDGQRLPLSWEGDGFSLGEDGMKLGQAEIESIARETPEQLSPNVCLRPLLQDFLLLTNAYIAGPGEISYFAQIAPVYDILDMDMPAIVPRAELTLVLPAVGRTLKKLGAKVDDFLVSEKKLTDDFLDKAGALSGLKIIDDARTKLEELLNQTCEKLLDLEPEMDRPMETCRKKTTYQLSRLEEKLKTLSRKKNETLLTQIENAQSHLLPMGRLQERVLNITYYLIRFGLDFPQRILSEIDPFDFGHNIVRL, from the coding sequence ATGAGTGAGACGCTCAATCTGAGATCGATCCCCAGCATGCCCTCAATATACATTAATTACATCCTCAACTTCGACAGGGTACGGGATTTATACAGGTGGGACTACAGGAATGTCGAGAGCGTAAATAAGGCTGCGCTCTCCTGCAGGTCTGGATTTGCCGACAAGACAGAGATTGGGCAGATTCTTTTGAAGCAAAACAGAAGATTCGGCTGTGACAGGAGCGTCGAAGATAACATCGAGAAACTGTGCGAGGGTGGATGTGCGGTTGTTACCGGCCAGCAGATTGGGCTTTTCTGTGGTCCGCTTTACACAGTGTACAAGGCTGCCACAGCAATCCGGCTGGCTGAGGAGTTGAACCGGGCAGGCCCGGACAGGCACGTACCCGTCTTCTGGATGGAGTGCGAAGACCATGATATCCTTGAGGCTGGACACATTCACATTCTTGGATCTAATCACAGGGTTCTGACCCTGACCGCTTACGAAAAGCCTGCAAGGCGGCCAACGGGCTCATACAGAGTGGATGAAAGAGTAGCAGAACTGATACGCCAGTTAGAAAACAACTCCCCGAAGTCTGAATATCTGGATAGTGTTCTCAAGCTGCTGAAAAACTCGTACAAGCCTGATCTCTTGCTTTCAGAAGGATTTGCCAGGTTCATGCAAGCATTGTTCAAGGGCAAGGGGCTGGTCGTGATAGATCCTACAGACCCTGAAGTGAAGGGAATGTCCTCAGACTTCTATTTGCGGGCAGTTCAGAAATGGGCTCAGATCAATGATGCGATTGTCGAGGCTTCTAGCAGGCTAAAGAAACTGGGTTACGAGCTGCAGATAGAAATCAAGAAGAAGAAACCACCCTTCTTTGTCATCAAGGATGGTCAAAGACTTCCACTCTCCTGGGAGGGCGATGGTTTTTCCCTCGGTGAGGACGGGATGAAACTCGGCCAGGCTGAAATCGAATCGATAGCCAGAGAGACCCCAGAACAACTGAGCCCCAATGTGTGTCTGAGGCCGTTACTGCAGGACTTCCTTCTTCTGACGAATGCATACATTGCGGGGCCAGGAGAGATATCCTATTTCGCGCAGATTGCCCCTGTCTATGACATACTTGATATGGATATGCCGGCCATAGTCCCCAGAGCTGAATTGACTCTGGTTCTGCCGGCAGTTGGAAGGACATTAAAGAAGCTTGGGGCGAAGGTGGATGATTTTTTGGTCAGTGAGAAGAAACTGACAGACGATTTTCTGGACAAGGCTGGTGCCCTTTCAGGCCTGAAAATCATCGATGATGCCAGAACAAAACTTGAGGAGTTGCTTAACCAGACGTGTGAGAAGCTTCTGGACCTTGAGCCTGAAATGGATCGTCCAATGGAAACCTGCCGTAAGAAAACCACATATCAACTCTCCAGACTCGAGGAAAAACTGAAAACACTATCGAGAAAGAAAAATGAGACGTTGCTGACGCAGATAGAGAATGCACAGAGCCATCTTCTCCCTATGGGCAGGCTCCAGGAGAGGGTTTTGAACATAACGTATTACCTGATCAGGTTCGGCCTTGATTTCCCTCAGAGAATTCTCTCAGAGATTGATCCCTTTGATTTCGGCCATAACATAGTTAGACTGTAG
- a CDS encoding protein-L-isoaspartate(D-aspartate) O-methyltransferase, producing MLRAFLLLFLILANLSCSGSGEKASEKTPPAGPDYGSLRRTMVNTQIIGRGVTDSLVLAAMVEVPRHLFVPPEYRSFAYIDQPLPIGEGQTISQPYIVALMTELLNIKGGEKVLEIGTGSGYQAAVLSEIADHVYSIEILEKLATSASRRLDSLGYRNVHVMCGDGYKGWPEKAPFEAIIVTAAPDHIPRPLKEQLEVGGRLVIPVGEVYQELMVITRTARGYESKSVIPVRFVPMTGEAQKRKQNE from the coding sequence ATGCTTAGAGCTTTTCTTCTTCTTTTCCTGATTCTGGCCAACCTGTCCTGTTCCGGTTCTGGCGAGAAAGCCAGCGAAAAAACTCCTCCTGCTGGCCCGGACTATGGTTCCCTGAGGCGAACAATGGTCAATACCCAGATTATTGGAAGGGGTGTGACCGACTCTCTAGTTTTGGCCGCGATGGTGGAAGTTCCCCGGCATCTTTTCGTCCCTCCTGAATACAGGAGTTTTGCCTACATTGACCAGCCTCTTCCCATAGGAGAAGGACAGACCATCTCCCAGCCTTATATTGTCGCCTTAATGACAGAGTTGCTCAACATAAAGGGCGGGGAGAAGGTTCTCGAGATTGGAACGGGCTCAGGATATCAGGCTGCGGTGCTTTCAGAGATCGCTGATCATGTGTATTCAATAGAAATTCTTGAAAAACTCGCCACGAGCGCTAGCAGGAGATTGGACAGCCTTGGGTATAGGAATGTCCACGTCATGTGCGGTGACGGTTATAAAGGCTGGCCTGAGAAGGCACCTTTTGAAGCGATAATAGTCACTGCTGCTCCTGACCACATACCCAGACCCCTGAAGGAGCAATTAGAGGTCGGTGGCCGCTTGGTCATCCCTGTTGGCGAAGTCTATCAAGAACTGATGGTCATTACCAGAACGGCCAGAGGCTACGAGTCGAAATCTGTGATACCGGTGAGGTTCGTTCCCATGACAGGAGAAGCCCAGAAGAGGAAGCAGAATGAGTGA